The proteins below come from a single Serratia fonticola genomic window:
- the ecpA gene encoding common pilus major fimbrillin subunit EcpA — protein MKKLALALIAASALGTINLANADTRTANATASWDAKAIKDTSSMLVVTPIKSLTFNYAEGLERFNSQDGAFDITIAGQSGASDFKLTSKIISNTLSRTSDDSALTVGVKWNGKALSESSEMVMIDTSAGISAGLSALAMESAYAGANRTSTQGVFAFDIAKATVAGTDTAFKDLTDGYWDGNVNVEFTATWDGTFTTL, from the coding sequence ATGAAGAAGTTAGCTCTGGCTTTGATTGCAGCTTCAGCGTTGGGAACAATTAATCTGGCTAATGCGGACACTCGTACTGCGAACGCGACAGCGTCTTGGGATGCAAAAGCCATTAAAGATACCAGCAGCATGCTGGTTGTTACCCCGATAAAGTCACTGACCTTTAATTACGCAGAAGGTCTGGAGCGTTTTAACTCTCAAGACGGCGCTTTCGATATCACCATCGCTGGCCAGTCTGGCGCGAGTGATTTCAAACTGACCTCTAAAATCATCTCCAACACCCTGAGCCGCACCAGCGATGACTCTGCGCTGACCGTTGGCGTTAAGTGGAACGGTAAAGCACTGTCTGAAAGCAGCGAGATGGTGATGATCGATACTTCTGCAGGCATCAGCGCTGGCCTGTCTGCTCTGGCTATGGAAAGTGCTTATGCTGGTGCTAACCGTACCAGCACTCAGGGCGTGTTCGCCTTTGATATCGCGAAAGCGACCGTTGCGGGTACTGATACTGCGTTCAAAGACCTGACCGATGGTTACTGGGATGGCAACGTAAACGTTGAATTCACAGCAACTTGGGACGGTACTTTCACCACGCTGTAA